The Aeromonas jandaei genomic interval TAGCTCCCCCTGACGCATCAGGGGTTCCCCCTCGGGGATCAGGCGCCGCTCCGTGATGCAGGAGATGACCACCTGTTCGATGAGATCATGGCTGGCCTGCCAGTGGGGCTGAAAGCGTCCCTTGAGAAGGGGTTTGAGTTGCATGGCGGACTCTTTGACTGACGTGTACAGGCGGCTATTACACATGTTCGCCCCCCGATAAGCCAGCCCTGCAGCGGTGGCGGCCCGCTTGGCGCCAAGCCTCTATGTGGGCTTGGCACTGCAACCGGCTGATAGGGCGGTTGCAATTGGCCATCACGGGAGCGGAGTGATAAATTAACGCCCTGATTTGCAAGGTTTATCAAGGTAACACCATGTTCAAACGCTCGGCTGCGCTGGTGGCGCTGCTGCTAATCGGGGGCGTTCACGCGGCTCCGGCCGTTTTCTCGCCCGCCGCCAAGGTGGTGTGCGACAAGAAGGGCGGCTATTGCGCCGACCCGCAGGGGATCTCCATCGGCCTGACCCGCGCCCATCTCGGGGTGCAGGCGGCCAGCCGTTTGCAGAAGAACCTGCAGGGGGCCGACCCTGGCAGCTACACCCTGAGCAACGGGGTACATTGCGAGAGCAGTGAGAAGCAGTGCTACAAGGATCGCTACTTCCCGCGCACCAAAGAGAGCCACTTTACCGCCATCCTCTTCAAGCAGGGCAAGTAAGCGGCAGGCTGGCGCCAGTGGCAAGTTGGCGAGACAACAGGAGTTAAACGAGATGATGGAAGGGACGCAGTGGCGCTGGCTCAATGAGCCTGCCGAATGGCACCAGACCAGCGATGGTTTGCAGGTGGTGACAGACCAGCAGACCGATTTTTGGCGTAGCACCTGGTATGGCTTCGAGCGCCACAGCGGCCATGTTTACGGCTGCGAGGTGGCGGGTGAGTTTACCTTTCAGGTCTGCGTCGAGGGGGAGTTCACCACCCTCTACGATCAGGCGGGGTTGATGCTGCTGCAAGACGACGCGCACTGGCTCAAGGCCGGTATCGAGTACAACGACGATCAGCCGATGATCGGCAGCGTGCTGACCAATCCGCGCTCTGACTGGGCCACCGGCATTTTCAGCGGCAATCCGCGCCGTTTCTGGCTGCGGCTGACCCGGCTGGCGGACTGTTTGCGCCTGCAATACTCCACCGATGGCAAGGTGTGGCCGCTGCTGCGCCTCGCCCCGTTTCCGCCAAGCGAGAGTTGCTTTATCGGGGTGATGTGCTGCACACCGGAGCGGCAGGGACTGGCGGTGCGTTTCTCTGATTTGCGCCTCACTGCGCCCCTTGGCAAGGCGCTGCACGACCTCGGCTAGGGGTTTATCGCCGGTAGTTGTTAAACAAAAAGCGCCATCAGGCGCTTTTTGTTTAGTTACGTTGAACGCTATCGGCTCAACGCGCGGCGTGTTTACCCATGGCAGGGTTAGCCAATCAGGCTGGCCCACAGGTCATATTCGTCGGATTCGTCGATCCGCACCTTGACCATGTCCCCCGGCTTGAGGCCGGTTTCGCCGTTGAGGTAAACCAGACCATCGATCTCCGGTGCATCGGCAAAAGAGCGGCCAGTGGCGCCCTCTTCGTCCACTTCGTCGATGATAACGGTCATCTCCTGACCCACTTTACGGGCCAGCTTGCGGATGGAGACCTGCTGTTGCAGCTCCATAAAGCGCTGGAAGCGCTCTTCCTGAACCTCTTCCGGCACCGGATCCGGCAGCTCGTTGGCCAGTGCCCCTTCGACCGGGCTGTATTTGAAGCAACCGACGCGATCCAGCTCCGCCTTGTCGATGAAGTCGAGCAGCATCTGGAAATCTTCCTCGGTCTCGCCCGGGAAGCCGACGATAAAGGTGGAGCGCAGGGTGATCTGCGGGCAGATCTCGCGCCACTTCTGGATCCGCTCCAGCGTACGCTCGACCGAACCCGGGCGCTTCATCAGTTTGAGGATGCGCGGGCTGGCGTGCTGCAGCGGGATGTCGAGGTAGGGCAGGATCTTGCCATCGCGCATCAGCGGGATGACGTCATCCACGTGCGGGTAGGGGTAGACGTAGTGCAGACGTACCCAGATATCGAGCTTGGCCAGCTCTTCGCACAGGGCAACCATGCTGGTCTTGACCGGCATGCCGTCGTAGAAACCGGTGCGGTGCTTCACATCGACGCCGTAGGCGGAGGTGTCCTGGGAGATCACCAGCAGCTCCTTCACGCCGGCCTCTTTCAGGCGCTTGGCTTCGGCCAGCACGTCGCCGATGGGGCGGCTCACCAGATCCCCGCGCATGGAGGGGATGATGCAGAAGGTGCAGCGGTGGTTGCACCCTTCGGAAATCTTCAGATAGGCGTAGTGGCGCGGGGTCAGCTTGACGCCGTGGGCCGGAACCAGACTGGTGAAGGGGTTGTGCTGCGGCTTCTCCACATATTTGTGGACGTGACCCAGCACCTCTTCATAGGCGTGGGGGCCGGTGATCTCGAGCACCTTGGGGTGGATCTCGCGGATCTGATTCTCTTTGGCGCCAAGGCAGCCGGTGACGATCACCTTGCCGTTCTCGGCCAGCGCTTCGCCGATCGCTTCGAGCGACTCCTGCACTGCACTGTCGATAAAGCCACAGGTGTTGACGACAACCAGCTCGGCATCGTCATAGCTGGGCACCACGTCGTACCCTTCGGTACGCAGCTGGGTCAGGATGCGCTCGGAATCGACCAGGTTTTTCGGGCAACCCAGGGAGACGAATCCTACTTTGGGGGCCTGTTTTGTGTTGGACATCGCTCAATCACTCTTAGGTGGCTTCTCTTTAAGGGCGCGGATTTTACCTAAATGGCTAACCAAAAACTATACAGCGGAGCCGGGAGAACCGAACAATATCTCCGAGTAGGCAGGATTGGGCGGCGTGAATCGCCGCCAATGGCTTGCCATCAATGGGGCTATCGCCCCCGCAGAGCGGGGTTGTTATCGGGATCCCGCTTTGTTGATTTTCCTGTCAACAGAGGTGAGGGGGACAGAGGGATTCACTATAATCCCACCACGGAGATCCGGTGGAGATGGTCATGGAGAGTTCATTTGGCGAAAGGATGCAGAGCGTACACGCCACCCTCAGGGAGCGTTTTGACAAGCTGAGCCGGGTGGCCATCGCGATCTACGACCCTCATACCGATCAGCTCAAGACCTTTGCCCACAGCACCGAAGGCCACTCTCCGCTGGTGCAGTACGAGGTGAAGCTGAGCGATGTGCCCTCCCTGCGCTATCTGGCGGAGCACCACCACACCCGCGTGCTCGGCAATCTCGATGTTCTGCGTGACTCTGCATCGGAGCACAGCCGCAAGCTGCTGGAGGCGGGCTATTCCTCCAGCTATACCGAGCCGCTGTTGTTCAACAGCAAGCTGTTTGGCTTTCTGTTTTGCGATGCCATGGAGCCGGACTATTTCAACGAGCCGATCCGAAGCGAGCTGTCAGCCTATGCCCAGATGCTCTCGGCCATCATCGCCGTCGAGTTTTTCTCCATTCAGACCCTTGGCGGGGCGCTGACCACGGCGCGGGAGTTCAGCCGCTATCGGGATGAGGAGACCGCCAACCATCTGCACCGGATGTCGGCCTACTCCCGGCTGATCGCCAGAACCCTGGCCCCTGTCACTGGCCTCAGCGATGAGGAGGTGGAGTTTGTCTATCTCTTCTCCGGGCTGCACGACATCGGCAAGATTGCGGTGCCGGACGGCATCCTGCTCAAGCCGGGCAAGCTGACCCCGGAAGAGTTCGAGATCATGAAGAGCCACCCCGGCAAGGGGCAGGAGATGATTAACCTGATGATCAGCGAGTTTGGCCTCGACGGCATTCACCACACCGACATGCTGACCAATATCATCGCCAGCCATCACGAGCGCTTCGACGGCACCGGCTATCCGCTGGGGCTGGCGGGGGAGGAGATCCCGCTGGCGGCGCGCATCGTGGCGGTGGCCGATGTGTTTGATGCTCTGACCAGCGAGCGCCCCTACAAGCAGCCCTGGCCGTTCGAGACGGCCTTTGCCTATCTGGAGGAGCATGCCGGCAGCCAGTTTGATCCCGCCTGTGTCGCCGCGGCCCTGCGCAACAAGGCCGAGTTTTATACCATCTATCAGCAGTATCAGGATCCGGCCACTACGCCGGAG includes:
- a CDS encoding YcgJ family protein; the encoded protein is MFKRSAALVALLLIGGVHAAPAVFSPAAKVVCDKKGGYCADPQGISIGLTRAHLGVQAASRLQKNLQGADPGSYTLSNGVHCESSEKQCYKDRYFPRTKESHFTAILFKQGK
- a CDS encoding HD domain-containing phosphohydrolase translates to MESSFGERMQSVHATLRERFDKLSRVAIAIYDPHTDQLKTFAHSTEGHSPLVQYEVKLSDVPSLRYLAEHHHTRVLGNLDVLRDSASEHSRKLLEAGYSSSYTEPLLFNSKLFGFLFCDAMEPDYFNEPIRSELSAYAQMLSAIIAVEFFSIQTLGGALTTAREFSRYRDEETANHLHRMSAYSRLIARTLAPVTGLSDEEVEFVYLFSGLHDIGKIAVPDGILLKPGKLTPEEFEIMKSHPGKGQEMINLMISEFGLDGIHHTDMLTNIIASHHERFDGTGYPLGLAGEEIPLAARIVAVADVFDALTSERPYKQPWPFETAFAYLEEHAGSQFDPACVAAALRNKAEFYTIYQQYQDPATTPETDEAKPAE
- the rimO gene encoding 30S ribosomal protein S12 methylthiotransferase RimO, whose product is MSNTKQAPKVGFVSLGCPKNLVDSERILTQLRTEGYDVVPSYDDAELVVVNTCGFIDSAVQESLEAIGEALAENGKVIVTGCLGAKENQIREIHPKVLEITGPHAYEEVLGHVHKYVEKPQHNPFTSLVPAHGVKLTPRHYAYLKISEGCNHRCTFCIIPSMRGDLVSRPIGDVLAEAKRLKEAGVKELLVISQDTSAYGVDVKHRTGFYDGMPVKTSMVALCEELAKLDIWVRLHYVYPYPHVDDVIPLMRDGKILPYLDIPLQHASPRILKLMKRPGSVERTLERIQKWREICPQITLRSTFIVGFPGETEEDFQMLLDFIDKAELDRVGCFKYSPVEGALANELPDPVPEEVQEERFQRFMELQQQVSIRKLARKVGQEMTVIIDEVDEEGATGRSFADAPEIDGLVYLNGETGLKPGDMVKVRIDESDEYDLWASLIG
- a CDS encoding DUF1349 domain-containing protein codes for the protein MMEGTQWRWLNEPAEWHQTSDGLQVVTDQQTDFWRSTWYGFERHSGHVYGCEVAGEFTFQVCVEGEFTTLYDQAGLMLLQDDAHWLKAGIEYNDDQPMIGSVLTNPRSDWATGIFSGNPRRFWLRLTRLADCLRLQYSTDGKVWPLLRLAPFPPSESCFIGVMCCTPERQGLAVRFSDLRLTAPLGKALHDLG